From a single Micromonospora sp. WMMD1102 genomic region:
- a CDS encoding helix-turn-helix transcriptional regulator — protein sequence MADLPFSDRLRLRREELEFSQEELAELANVSRGTVRNAEAGKAMSAGSLKALEAAVGWRPSFPLPLSPVPVQVLGAETLSRIGKALVDDEITPEALERRRNIADFMALILAIGEQPPHLPVAFEKVTRFIRRAGKPRDVALLFDDLLELGLTVKPIGSDVDPEHRAGHMGKAVGTLDAPEMPDPPTGEDVFAPYDSDSPIPTSAVDREVVRRRLQLLHDQVAWVRSFGHLWADVLSSPRERYDMEERILGSASPGEILTIARSGLSQEDQDGLAMYVRRRRARFDVQLLVELEQIIREMQRRDEEGGGD from the coding sequence ATGGCAGATTTGCCGTTCAGTGATCGGCTACGGCTACGCCGCGAGGAGTTGGAGTTCTCCCAAGAGGAACTAGCCGAGCTGGCGAACGTATCTCGGGGCACCGTGCGGAACGCCGAGGCGGGGAAGGCTATGAGCGCCGGGTCCTTGAAGGCGCTGGAGGCGGCCGTCGGATGGCGTCCCAGCTTCCCCCTGCCCCTGTCCCCCGTCCCCGTTCAGGTGCTCGGTGCCGAGACGCTCTCTCGGATCGGCAAGGCGCTGGTCGACGACGAGATCACCCCGGAGGCACTGGAGCGACGTCGGAACATCGCCGACTTCATGGCACTGATCTTGGCCATCGGCGAACAACCCCCACACTTGCCGGTCGCGTTCGAGAAGGTCACCCGCTTCATCCGCAGGGCCGGTAAGCCTCGTGACGTTGCCTTGCTGTTCGACGACCTTCTGGAACTCGGACTCACCGTCAAACCGATCGGCTCCGATGTCGATCCGGAACATCGCGCCGGCCACATGGGCAAGGCGGTCGGGACGCTGGATGCTCCCGAGATGCCGGACCCACCGACCGGGGAAGACGTGTTCGCACCGTACGACAGCGACTCTCCGATCCCCACGTCTGCGGTCGACAGGGAGGTTGTGCGTAGGAGGCTGCAACTTCTCCATGATCAGGTGGCATGGGTTCGGAGCTTCGGTCATTTGTGGGCCGACGTCCTGAGTTCCCCCCGGGAGCGGTACGACATGGAGGAGAGGATCCTCGGGTCCGCGTCTCCGGGAGAGATACTGACCATTGCCCGTTCTGGGTTGTCTCAGGAGGATCAGGATGGCTTGGCGATGTACGTCCGCCGCCGCCGAGCCCGGTTCGATGTTCAGCTCCTAGTGGAGCTTGAGCAGATCATCCGCGAGATGCAGCGGCGGGACGAGGAAGGCGGCGGCGACTAG
- a CDS encoding recombinase family protein encodes MTTADFYGRKSNRDDGQSVAGQEAEFRDDCEDQGFDVGRIFADPDRSASRYARRPRPDFNELLTHIRSGNCQMLSMWESSRGSRDEVEWFTFLRDCRKQGVPIRIISHDRTYNLNVRRDWRTLADEGVDAADESAKISERTRRGKRIAAKQGKPVGRLAYGFARVYDERGKFLDQVADPAEAPVVREVIQRIAKGEPYRQIAMSLNDRQIAPPQRPCDPGCDRDHKHMKLGQWTDRQVRQLATHHSYAGLRVHQGKVIGKGVWKPLVDLQVWQRAYDRVTKSRGLHNDSRSRHWLTGAVRCSECNHTLRSVTRNNNGGYAYQCRNAECFKVSGSARGLEEVIEGMILAWLDRPSSRRIFQQDGDNTALRAAEAEEQRLRDHLNTFYSRAANPAAGLSAAGLAAIEAELLPQIDAAAAKVKRLSTPPTLVALADVDIVSEWANLGPLVRRDVVRAIADVVLVPGGRGAGPRFDRWRLAGSRYHGDEKTWGDHWKEQQ; translated from the coding sequence GTGACAACGGCAGACTTTTACGGGAGAAAGTCCAACCGCGACGACGGGCAGTCCGTCGCCGGTCAGGAAGCGGAGTTCCGCGACGACTGCGAAGACCAGGGGTTCGATGTCGGGCGGATCTTCGCCGACCCGGACCGGTCCGCGTCCCGGTACGCCCGACGGCCACGACCCGACTTCAACGAACTGCTCACCCACATCCGCTCCGGCAACTGCCAGATGCTCTCCATGTGGGAGTCCAGCCGAGGCAGCCGAGACGAAGTCGAGTGGTTCACCTTCCTGCGCGACTGCCGCAAGCAGGGCGTACCGATTCGGATCATCTCCCACGACCGGACCTACAACCTGAACGTCCGCCGGGACTGGCGCACCCTCGCCGACGAAGGGGTCGACGCGGCCGACGAGTCAGCGAAGATCAGCGAGCGCACCCGCCGAGGGAAGCGGATCGCAGCCAAGCAGGGCAAACCGGTCGGCCGCCTGGCGTACGGCTTCGCACGCGTCTACGACGAACGCGGCAAGTTCCTCGACCAGGTGGCAGACCCGGCAGAGGCGCCGGTTGTCCGGGAGGTGATCCAACGGATCGCCAAGGGTGAGCCGTACCGGCAGATCGCCATGAGCCTGAACGACCGGCAGATCGCCCCACCACAACGCCCCTGCGACCCAGGCTGCGACCGGGACCACAAGCACATGAAGCTTGGGCAGTGGACCGACCGGCAGGTGAGGCAGCTCGCAACCCACCACAGTTACGCCGGCCTTCGCGTCCACCAAGGCAAGGTCATCGGCAAGGGTGTCTGGAAGCCGCTCGTTGACCTCCAGGTGTGGCAGCGTGCCTACGACCGGGTGACCAAGTCGCGGGGCCTGCACAACGATTCGAGAAGCAGGCATTGGCTGACGGGCGCGGTTCGGTGCAGCGAGTGCAACCACACCCTGCGCTCGGTCACCCGCAACAACAACGGCGGGTACGCCTACCAGTGCCGCAACGCCGAGTGCTTCAAGGTGTCCGGGTCCGCGCGTGGGCTTGAGGAGGTTATCGAGGGGATGATCCTCGCCTGGCTCGACCGGCCAAGTTCGAGGCGGATCTTCCAGCAGGATGGCGACAACACCGCGCTACGGGCAGCCGAGGCCGAAGAACAACGCCTACGCGACCACCTGAACACCTTCTACAGCCGGGCCGCCAACCCGGCCGCCGGCCTGTCCGCCGCCGGGCTGGCCGCGATCGAGGCCGAGTTGCTGCCACAGATCGACGCCGCCGCCGCCAAGGTGAAGCGGCTGTCGACCCCGCCTACCCTGGTGGCGCTCGCCGACGTCGACATCGTTTCGGAGTGGGCCAACCTCGGTCCGCTCGTGCGTCGGGACGTCGTGCGGGCCATCGCCGATGTTGTGTTGGTCCCCGGCGGCCGGGGGGCGGGGCCGAGGTTCGATCGGTGGAGACTCGCCGGTTCCCGGTACCACGGTGACGAGAAGACTTGGGGCGATCACTGGAAAGAGCAGCAGTGA
- a CDS encoding DUF2530 domain-containing protein, with product MVPFAVAGIVIWAVVGLVLLVFFREWLADTGREHWLWTCLAGSLVGFPGLAVMLRHDANRRRRRAAR from the coding sequence ATGGTCCCGTTCGCCGTCGCCGGGATCGTGATCTGGGCGGTCGTCGGTCTGGTACTGCTGGTCTTCTTCCGGGAGTGGCTCGCCGACACCGGCCGCGAGCACTGGCTCTGGACCTGTCTGGCCGGTTCCCTGGTCGGCTTCCCCGGGCTGGCCGTGATGCTCCGGCACGACGCCAACCGCCGTCGCCGCCGCGCCGCCCGCTGA
- a CDS encoding DUF3027 domain-containing protein, with protein MGNNGWVTRSSTARAARLDQVCASAVDVAREGITEVDPADIGDHQGVIAEGDRLVTHLFECRLPGYQGWRWAVTVTRVPRSRHVTICETFLLPGPDALLAPSWLPWQERLQPGDLGVGDLLPTPADDERLAPGYLLSDDPAVEETAWELGLGRPRVMSREGRIDTAQRWYDGDHGPSAPISVGAPRAARCGTCGFYLPLAGALRQSFGVCGNFFAPDDGRAVSADHGCGAHSETMIESVETPVEELPTIYDDSEVEAMAVSRAPGSVEAAEPPEPYGHG; from the coding sequence ATAGGCAACAATGGGTGGGTGACCAGGAGCAGCACGGCCCGAGCCGCCCGCCTCGACCAGGTCTGCGCCAGCGCCGTCGACGTGGCGCGGGAGGGCATCACCGAGGTCGACCCCGCCGACATCGGCGACCACCAGGGAGTCATCGCCGAGGGCGACCGGCTCGTGACGCACCTCTTCGAGTGCCGGCTGCCCGGCTACCAGGGCTGGCGGTGGGCGGTCACGGTGACCAGGGTGCCGCGCAGCCGGCACGTCACCATCTGCGAGACGTTCCTGCTGCCCGGCCCGGACGCGCTGCTGGCGCCGAGCTGGCTGCCCTGGCAGGAGCGGCTCCAGCCGGGCGACCTCGGGGTCGGCGACCTGCTGCCCACCCCGGCCGACGACGAGCGGCTCGCCCCCGGCTACCTGCTCTCCGACGACCCGGCGGTCGAGGAGACGGCCTGGGAGCTGGGCCTCGGCCGGCCCCGGGTGATGTCCCGGGAGGGCCGGATCGACACCGCCCAGCGGTGGTACGACGGCGACCACGGCCCGAGCGCGCCGATCTCGGTGGGTGCCCCCCGGGCCGCCCGCTGCGGCACCTGCGGCTTCTACCTGCCGCTGGCCGGCGCGCTGCGGCAGTCCTTCGGGGTCTGCGGAAACTTCTTCGCCCCGGACGACGGGCGGGCGGTCAGCGCCGACCACGGCTGCGGGGCACACTCCGAGACGATGATCGAGTCGGTCGAGACGCCTGTCGAGGAGCTGCCGACGATCTACGACGACAGCGAGGTCGAGGCGATGGCGGTCAGCCGGGCGCCCGGCTCGGTCGAGGCCGCCGAGCCGCCGGAGCCGTACGGGCACGGCTGA
- a CDS encoding MFS transporter produces the protein MPLFTRSGRSVPGHVVGTAIRAVRLLFRGSLGSARWTTRRVARVRARGAGGETGMVRLFDLHAASCAGDTLITIGLAGTIFFNAPLGEARSKVALYLLVTMVPFALLAPVVGPLLDHFRHGRRYALAATMLGRAFLAWLISDYIHGFGLYPAAFGVLALSRAYGVARSAAVPRLLPEGIGLSQAGARASVYGSIAGGLVLPIGLAAFWFGPQWPLRVASLIFLVGMVIALRLPPRADSDPPETVPRAFHALRPGRNGRERALSRSGPGGRLVISALVGSATLRGIYGFLLLFLAFAIKGGDLDTELFGRQHGAEVALGAVGGALGVGTFLATAVGTRLRIHRPVALQAGGLVLVTVVGILATLRFSLLLVALLCLVTAVISGIAKLAVDASIQERVPERLRATGFAHSETVLMLAFVAGGGLGLVPLDGRIGVGLLTGLAAAGTVWAFVAATRLRRERLSGRAMAEADLLPASGTAPDRPTDKHSVERRPDREPPADRRAERERPADRRPGGDPAPTSPAPAMARRTGDEPPDGRPDDRDEDPQLAPPGYHIYRPSSAVPSPGTGEEGSRRENRGT, from the coding sequence ATGCCGCTGTTCACCCGTTCTGGGCGGTCGGTCCCCGGGCACGTCGTCGGTACGGCGATCCGGGCCGTCCGGCTGCTCTTCCGGGGTTCGCTCGGCAGTGCCCGCTGGACGACCCGCCGGGTCGCCCGGGTACGCGCCCGGGGCGCCGGCGGCGAGACCGGGATGGTCCGGCTCTTCGACCTGCACGCCGCCTCGTGCGCCGGGGACACGCTGATCACGATCGGCCTGGCCGGGACGATCTTCTTCAACGCCCCGCTCGGCGAGGCGCGCAGCAAGGTGGCGCTCTACCTGCTGGTCACCATGGTGCCGTTCGCGCTGCTCGCCCCGGTGGTGGGACCGCTGCTCGACCATTTCCGGCACGGGCGCCGCTACGCCCTGGCCGCCACCATGCTCGGGCGGGCCTTCCTGGCCTGGTTGATCTCGGACTACATCCACGGTTTCGGCCTCTACCCGGCCGCCTTCGGCGTACTGGCGCTGTCCCGGGCGTACGGGGTGGCCCGGTCGGCGGCCGTGCCCCGGCTGCTGCCAGAGGGGATCGGACTCTCCCAGGCCGGCGCCCGGGCCAGCGTCTACGGCTCGATCGCCGGCGGTCTGGTGCTGCCGATCGGGCTGGCCGCGTTCTGGTTCGGTCCACAGTGGCCGCTCCGGGTCGCCTCGCTGATCTTCCTGGTCGGCATGGTGATCGCGCTGCGGCTGCCACCCCGGGCCGACTCCGACCCGCCGGAGACGGTGCCGAGGGCCTTCCATGCACTCCGTCCCGGCCGGAACGGGCGGGAGCGGGCGCTCAGCCGCAGCGGGCCGGGCGGCCGACTGGTGATCAGCGCCCTGGTCGGCAGCGCCACCCTGCGCGGCATCTACGGCTTTCTGCTGCTCTTCCTCGCCTTCGCGATCAAGGGCGGTGACCTCGACACCGAACTCTTCGGCCGGCAGCACGGCGCCGAGGTCGCGCTCGGCGCGGTCGGCGGCGCGCTCGGCGTCGGGACGTTCCTGGCCACCGCCGTGGGTACCCGGCTGCGCATCCACCGACCGGTCGCGCTCCAGGCCGGCGGGCTGGTCCTGGTGACCGTGGTCGGGATCCTCGCCACGCTCCGGTTCTCGCTGCTGCTTGTCGCCCTGCTCTGCCTGGTCACCGCCGTGATCAGCGGCATCGCGAAGCTGGCCGTCGACGCCTCCATCCAGGAACGGGTGCCGGAGCGGCTCCGGGCGACCGGGTTCGCGCACTCCGAGACGGTGCTGATGCTCGCCTTCGTGGCCGGCGGCGGCCTCGGTCTGGTGCCGCTGGACGGCCGGATCGGAGTGGGCCTGCTCACCGGGCTCGCCGCCGCCGGCACCGTCTGGGCGTTCGTCGCCGCCACCCGGCTGCGCCGCGAGCGGCTCTCCGGGCGGGCGATGGCCGAGGCCGATCTTCTGCCCGCCAGCGGCACCGCACCGGACCGTCCGACCGACAAGCACTCTGTCGAGCGGCGCCCCGACCGCGAGCCGCCGGCCGACCGACGGGCCGAGCGGGAGCGTCCGGCCGACCGACGGCCCGGTGGCGATCCGGCACCCACCTCCCCCGCCCCCGCCATGGCCCGGCGGACCGGCGACGAGCCGCCCGACGGCAGACCGGACGACCGCGACGAGGATCCGCAGCTCGCGCCGCCCGGCTACCACATCTACCGACCGTCGTCCGCGGTACCCAGCCCGGGGACCGGCGAGGAGGGCTCGCGCCGGGAGAACCGGGGGACGTAG
- a CDS encoding futalosine hydrolase, with protein MGDGVLVATAVAAEAEAVRAGLVAEAVTVEPVGVGPAAAAAGTARLIALAEAAGRPYRAVVSAGIAGGFPGRAPVGGIVVATRSVAADLGAESPEGFLPLDELGFGTSTLPVDPGLLDVLRAGLPQAVTGAVLTLGTVTGTAATTAALLARHPDAVAEAMEGYGVASAAVAAGLPFAELRTISNPIGPRDRSAWRIGDAFAALTTAFGTVGPKL; from the coding sequence GTGGGCGACGGAGTACTCGTGGCCACGGCGGTCGCCGCCGAAGCCGAAGCGGTACGTGCGGGACTGGTCGCCGAAGCGGTCACCGTCGAACCGGTCGGGGTCGGGCCGGCGGCGGCCGCCGCCGGGACCGCCCGGCTGATCGCGCTGGCCGAGGCGGCCGGACGGCCGTACCGCGCGGTGGTCAGTGCCGGCATCGCCGGCGGCTTCCCGGGCCGCGCCCCGGTCGGCGGGATCGTCGTCGCGACCCGCAGCGTCGCGGCCGACCTCGGCGCCGAGTCGCCGGAGGGCTTCCTTCCCCTCGACGAGCTGGGCTTCGGCACCAGCACGCTGCCCGTCGACCCGGGCCTGCTGGACGTGCTGCGGGCCGGGCTGCCACAGGCGGTCACCGGCGCGGTCCTCACCCTCGGCACCGTGACCGGCACCGCCGCGACCACGGCGGCCCTACTGGCCCGGCACCCGGACGCGGTGGCCGAGGCGATGGAGGGGTACGGGGTGGCGAGCGCCGCCGTCGCCGCCGGTCTCCCCTTCGCCGAACTGCGTACGATCTCGAACCCGATCGGCCCCCGGGACCGGTCGGCGTGGCGGATCGGCGACGCCTTCGCGGCGCTGACCACCGCCTTCGGCACGGTCGGCCCGAAGCTCTGA
- a CDS encoding helix-turn-helix transcriptional regulator translates to MTRQSEPPRLDEPLDSDRPLDLGGLLRRLRRRADLSQRELALRAGVPKSTVSRIEAGRPGNPRFRTVERLVLAAGGTFGLGGTFGLDDLPAHPHEHRRDEGGRRYPAHLDVRDVHGPKDWPGAWWAHWYNLPPEQWPLRVPEATFDLCRERRDRRRWREEIRRRVRVRAVTGALPPDAWQWVAELPDGELIGELRAHLRGRHPVELGCPGEPDQEVVLDGVVVVAPCRGLGIGRLLFAELVAEMDRVGIRVARAVTEFDGVEFLVRCGFLPEASRPVRLSLHRPG, encoded by the coding sequence ATGACACGGCAGAGCGAGCCGCCGCGCCTCGACGAGCCGCTGGATTCTGATCGGCCGCTGGATCTCGGCGGGCTGCTCCGGAGGCTTCGGCGGCGGGCCGATCTCAGCCAGCGTGAGCTGGCCCTCCGGGCGGGGGTGCCGAAGAGCACGGTCTCGCGGATCGAGGCGGGCCGGCCCGGCAACCCGAGGTTCCGCACGGTCGAGCGCCTGGTGCTGGCGGCCGGCGGCACGTTCGGGCTCGGCGGCACGTTCGGGCTGGATGACCTGCCCGCGCATCCGCACGAGCACCGCCGCGACGAGGGCGGCCGGCGCTACCCCGCGCACCTGGACGTGCGGGACGTCCACGGGCCGAAGGACTGGCCGGGAGCGTGGTGGGCGCACTGGTACAACCTGCCGCCGGAGCAGTGGCCGCTCAGGGTGCCGGAGGCGACCTTCGACCTGTGCCGGGAGCGGCGGGACCGGCGACGCTGGCGCGAGGAGATACGCCGCCGGGTGCGGGTGCGCGCCGTCACCGGGGCTCTCCCGCCGGACGCTTGGCAGTGGGTGGCCGAACTGCCCGACGGTGAGCTGATCGGCGAGCTGCGGGCGCACCTGCGTGGCCGGCACCCGGTCGAACTCGGTTGCCCGGGCGAACCGGACCAGGAGGTGGTGCTGGACGGAGTGGTCGTCGTCGCCCCGTGCCGAGGGCTCGGTATCGGGCGCCTGCTCTTCGCCGAGCTGGTGGCCGAGATGGACCGGGTCGGGATCCGGGTCGCTCGGGCGGTGACCGAGTTCGACGGCGTGGAGTTCCTGGTCCGCTGCGGGTTCCTGCCCGAAGCGAGCCGCCCGGTCCGGCTGAGCCTGCACCGCCCCGGCTGA
- a CDS encoding 1,4-dihydroxy-6-naphthoate synthase codes for MALSLAISPCPNDTFVFHALVHGLVPGAPAVDVTYADVDVTNTAAERGAYDLVKVSYAALPWLLDDYHLLPCGGALGRGCGPLVLTRGDQAAGTPGSGGTPGSGGGGLADLTGATVAVPGDRTTAYLLFRLWSARRPPARIEVVPFQEIMPGVAAGRYDAGLVIHEARFTYPRYGLTALVDLGQWWEVETGLPIPLGAILARRGAVDPAEAARWIRDSVRRAWADPAGTDEYVLAHAQEMERDVVDRHIALYVNEFTAELGAEGQAAVDALLGRAAAAGLTPQISSSRATAWTS; via the coding sequence GTGGCGCTCTCCCTGGCGATCTCGCCCTGCCCCAACGACACCTTCGTGTTCCACGCCCTGGTGCACGGGCTGGTCCCCGGCGCACCTGCGGTCGACGTGACCTACGCCGACGTGGACGTGACAAACACCGCCGCCGAACGCGGGGCCTACGACCTGGTCAAGGTGAGTTACGCGGCGCTGCCGTGGCTGCTCGACGACTACCACCTGCTGCCCTGCGGCGGGGCGCTGGGCCGGGGCTGCGGTCCGCTGGTGCTGACCCGGGGCGACCAGGCGGCCGGCACACCGGGCAGCGGCGGCACACCGGGCAGCGGCGGGGGCGGTCTCGCCGACCTGACCGGGGCGACCGTGGCGGTGCCGGGCGACCGGACGACGGCGTACCTGCTGTTCCGGCTCTGGTCGGCGCGGCGACCTCCGGCGCGGATCGAGGTCGTCCCGTTCCAGGAGATCATGCCGGGGGTGGCGGCCGGCCGCTACGACGCCGGGCTGGTCATCCACGAGGCCCGGTTCACGTACCCCCGGTACGGGCTGACCGCCCTGGTCGACCTGGGACAGTGGTGGGAGGTCGAGACGGGCCTGCCGATCCCGCTCGGCGCCATCCTGGCTCGCCGGGGTGCCGTCGACCCCGCCGAGGCGGCCCGCTGGATCCGCGACTCGGTACGCCGGGCCTGGGCCGACCCGGCCGGCACTGACGAGTACGTGCTCGCGCACGCCCAGGAGATGGAGCGCGACGTGGTCGACCGGCACATCGCGCTCTACGTCAACGAGTTCACCGCCGAGCTGGGCGCCGAGGGGCAGGCCGCGGTCGACGCCCTGCTCGGCCGGGCCGCGGCTGCCGGGCTGACCCCTCAGATCTCCAGTTCGCGGGCGACCGCGTGGACGAGCTGA
- a CDS encoding cold shock domain-containing protein: MPTGRVKWYDAAKGYGFVTSDEGGDVFLPKGALPAGVTDLKGGQRVEFGVVDSRRGAQALGVKLLDAPPSMAELRRRPAEELHGLVEDMIKVLEAKVQPDLRRGRFPDRKTAQTVAQLVHAVARELEI; encoded by the coding sequence GTGCCGACGGGTCGAGTGAAGTGGTATGACGCGGCCAAGGGCTACGGGTTCGTCACCAGTGACGAGGGTGGCGACGTGTTCCTGCCGAAGGGCGCGCTGCCGGCTGGTGTCACCGACCTGAAGGGCGGCCAGCGGGTCGAGTTCGGCGTCGTGGACAGCCGCCGGGGCGCGCAGGCGCTCGGGGTGAAACTGCTGGACGCGCCACCGTCCATGGCGGAGCTTCGCCGCCGGCCGGCGGAGGAGCTGCACGGCCTGGTCGAAGACATGATCAAGGTGCTGGAGGCGAAGGTCCAGCCGGACCTGCGCCGGGGCCGGTTCCCGGACCGGAAGACTGCGCAGACGGTGGCTCAGCTCGTCCACGCGGTCGCCCGCGAACTGGAGATCTGA
- a CDS encoding HAD hydrolase-like protein — protein sequence MTAAAVGFDLDMTLIDTRPGIAAAFRALTAETGVYVDTDLVVSRLGPPLATELRNWFPADQLDEAVRLYRSLYPEYAITESRPLPGAVEAIAELRAAGLRSMVVTAKHGPLARLHLEHLGIRVDELVGDLFAAEKATALTTHGAELYVGDHVADMLAARAAGIPALGVTTGSHDGDDLRAAGADLVVADLTGFPQALRRLMRLAL from the coding sequence GTGACTGCCGCTGCGGTCGGGTTCGACCTCGACATGACCCTGATCGACACCAGGCCCGGCATCGCCGCCGCCTTCCGGGCACTCACCGCCGAGACCGGGGTGTACGTCGACACGGACCTCGTGGTGAGTCGGCTCGGCCCGCCGCTCGCCACCGAGCTGCGGAACTGGTTTCCGGCCGACCAGCTGGACGAGGCCGTCCGGCTCTACCGGTCGCTCTACCCGGAGTACGCGATCACGGAGTCCCGGCCGCTGCCCGGCGCGGTCGAGGCGATCGCCGAGCTGCGCGCGGCCGGTCTGCGGTCGATGGTGGTCACCGCCAAGCACGGTCCGCTGGCCAGGCTGCACCTGGAACACCTCGGCATCCGGGTGGACGAGCTGGTCGGCGATCTTTTCGCGGCCGAGAAGGCGACGGCGCTGACCACGCACGGCGCGGAACTCTACGTCGGCGACCACGTCGCGGACATGCTGGCGGCGCGGGCCGCCGGCATCCCCGCACTCGGTGTGACCACCGGCTCGCACGACGGTGACGACCTGCGAGCGGCCGGTGCCGACCTGGTGGTCGCGGACCTTACCGGATTCCCACAGGCGCTCCGGCGGTTGATGCGGCTAGCCTTGTGA